Part of the Spinacia oleracea cultivar Varoflay chromosome 5, BTI_SOV_V1, whole genome shotgun sequence genome, TTAAGAGGATGGACAAAGCATCAGTTACATATTGACTTCAAGATTCCTTTTGGTTTAAATCCACgtaaatgcttgattttttgTCTGATATAGTCAAGGAGAGCAATGGTGAAGcattgaattatattgtttgagAAATTGTGCATATGTACCTTTCCATTTAGCTTGCTTTCAATGTCACTGCCTCTTTCTATTATCCAACATATCATGGGATTTAGAACTCTTTCTCTTTCCATttgtggcggagatgcgcatgcgtgcacaagatgaatgtggcggagatgtgcatgttacgttggatgtgtgggcatacaagaaaggatcgtttgaggaatgagattattaggaagaaagtaggggttgctccaattgagtttaagatgatggaaaatcgtttaagatggtttgtgcatgtaagcagaagatcaagtgatgccccggttaggaggatagaagggtggcaaagtgatagaattgcaaggggtaggggaagacctaagaaaacttggagtaaggtgattgagcacgatatgagatTTCTTGGGAtcgaggaaaatatggcgttggataggacagagtggagggagagaatatacattgatgacttaATTTGACTTATATAGCTttcatgtttctgtttctttctattttttattttttattcttatttttattttttcttttatttttaaaattcttaaattttttttaattttacaagctattttgaaatgtacttattttacttattcatttattttaaactttacttatttttattatctcttacaatatttcttctataatgtatatacatttttctcttatcttactttcattaattccactttctcttccttgtttttttttctttttacttgctGCTCCTTCCtgatttgattggtgacaatgacgatctcctacgatgattcatgttagccgaccccaaatcgttgttgttgttgttgttgttgttgttgttgttgtttaaaCCAAAAGGAATCTTGAAGTCAATATGTAACTGATGCTTTGTCCATCATCTTAGGCCCCATTTGGTTCAATATTAGTAAAGGAAGGGAAGAGAAGAGAAAGgaagggaagagaaaggaagagaaaggaaaggaaataaGATATATTTTCCCATGTTTGGTACGATGAAAGAAAATGATAGGAATCCCATGTTTGGTACAACATTAGTAAAGGAAGAGAAGGGAAGGAAAGAAAAAACGTGTGTTTAAGCTTTAATATTTTGTTTGACAGATATAGTTTtttctttccttccaaattcctccaattttgggaggaaaggaaagtgaaacTTTTATACAGTGAGCTTTCCTTCcaattctcttcctttcctttcACTTCCCGTACAATTTTCTGAACCAAATATAAGAAACTTTAATTTTCCttccctttcttttcttttccttccaattcctcccAACCAAATAAAGCCTTAAGCTATTTGCAATAAAAAGCAATTGGTTTGAACATATCTGCACTCATGCTTTCTAGAACCCAGAACTGTTACAATAATTAAATGTCACAGCTGCAAAAAGTTTGTGAAATCCTCTGTTCTAGTAAAATTGCACCATGGGGGGAATGCAGGGGAATTCAGATAGTGGGTggggaaagagagagaaaggagtatTACCAAGTAACCCATGTGATTGCAAGCATTAACTAAAGCAACAAATATTAACAAGGGTATATTGGGTATTTGCAGTGGGAAAGGagatatttgatttcctaaaaTGGGAATTGTGCCAATTTCTGAAACTTCCTCAAAAGGTAAATGGGGCAATATATTTAGAAAGGAGGATGTATATTTGATTGCGGCGAGAATATGCCAATGTTGTATAGGCGCATAGTAGTGTTTGTTACATTAGAAAAAGGCCAAGGCTAGCTGTATGCTGataaatcaacaacaacaacaacaatatgccaatgttgttgttgttgttgtaattgTAATGAGGTTTACTGTCAGCTTCCAATTATTTAAACTTGATTGTGCCCATTTTATGTGACTTATTTATTACAGGTTTTGACGTATTGATCTAGTTTCTGAAGGAAGCTGTCTGTGCACAATTTTGGAGAGGATTAAGGGATTGTGGTCTACTTACTCTACTCCGTAGCCTGATGAGGTCAGTTTCATTTAGTTTTGATAACTTGCTCTTCTGCTGCATGCTCATTTATAATTTCAATTGAAAGAAAGGTGTGCGGTAATATACTAGTATATTATCCTGAAGTATGATTTGACTCTTGAGGAGATTGATAAACATATCTCTAATCTAAAggtttgaaatttgaaggtgGAAATGTTTTATCTAAGGGGATGAATATTTCTTAATTTATCGTAGATTGGTGACTATATGTTTACATATATACTTCCCTAATGCAAGGTTCTTACTATGGGATCAACTAAATGTTGTACCATAATGTAAAAACCTTGTAAAGGATTTTCAATGTATTGTTCATGCAAATCCTTTTTTTAATGCGTACTTCAACAGATCACCTATTATGGGATCTTTTTTGAAGAACGGGGGTTTATGTGAATATGGTAGGATTGGGAGGAGTTTTAAACGACAACGAcaacgacaacaacaacaaagccttagtcccaaaatgatttcaTGTCgtctaacatgaatcgtcagcGAAACGTGGACCAAGAAAAGTGAAGTTTATGGTAAAGAAGTAAACACAAAAGAATATAAAAAGTGAAGGTGAGGGTAGTGAGCCAAGAAAAATAAGGGACACAAAAACAATGTTGGTTCAAAGAAGAAACAAACAGATTAAAGCACAATTTGaaaacattttaaaaaataaaaataaaataaaaagtgaaGAAGAAAGTGAAGAACAACTAATGTAAAAGTTTGACAAAACCTTAAGAAAATGGGTAAAATGAAACAAGCTATAGGGGAGAAAAGTTTGCAAAAACACAAAAGTCTATCGTGTCATCGGCATACGTTCTCTCTCTCCACTCGCCCTATCCGACACCATACCTCCTCAATCACCCTCTTCCAAGTTTGCTAAAGGGGAGGAGTTTCAGaattaaagaaaaaatcaaAGTCCTTTCCAATAAAATTGACACTGTTTCTAGTATTTACAAGGAATCAAGAAGACACTTTCTTCAACCTTCTTTCCTATTTTCTAATTTCAAATATGCTAAGAAATTAGAAGACAAATGCCCCCGTTCAATCAAATGCTTCATTTTCTAagctaaagaaaataaaaaacctaattTACAACTAGGAAAAACATTCATCAGAAACTTGGCTAGGATGAATGACAATTCCTTGAAGTTCTGTTGTTGTTGACTTGGGGAGAGTTACGTTTAGGCCAGGTGGTATAGGCTTCTCAGGTGAGTGACCCAATATTTCTGGAGCACCAGAATCATCTTGTCCCCAGTACACTTCCACCATAATTCCCTGAGGATTCTCAGCAGACTCTGTTCCTGGGATCCCAACAAACCTGGCTCCAACGGGTATCTGCATTTACATTGTCAGTTAGAAAAAAGAATCAGTTCACTAGTAACTGAACTCCTGCCTGATGTTGCAGTGTTGCACCTTAAAAGTGTGTTATTCTAAAGATTATTGTAAGCACAACGAGCTAACCTGTATTGAGGGACCAGATGTTAGACTCAGAGTTACAAATCTTCCTTCTGCTGCAGCACTTTCCATCTCTTCCTGTTTAGCAATATTCAGAAAGACTTCTTCTAGAGTTGCAAGGCCAAGCTGGATATCCGTTATACCAAATTCACTTTGTCTATCTTGGACCTCGCCGAATGTTTTCTGATTTAATCAAAAGCATGGATTGGAATTAGAATAAGCATATGGAATTGGTATTTGTACTTCAGATTTCTGCTTGCTAAACATGTAGGGTAAGTGTTTGCGTTCTGTGATTGAGGTAGTTGGGGCTTGCTGTGTGTTTACCTTTAATAGCAGCTCTTTATCACGGGGAATGACATAGGTAGTATATGACTTATTCTCCTCCATGGGCTCAACATTCAATTGCTGTCATGGCAATAAATAATCAATGTTAAGAGAGAAAAGTGCAAAACGATGGGTGGCTCAATGAACATTTTGGATCTGAAAACTCCACTCCTGTCCAACTTACCCTTTTAAACAACTGCTTCAGATTCTCTCGACCTCTGTTACCCGTTTCATCGGCATTGTTGCCGAAGTTCATATTAGCAACAAAACCCGTCCCAAATCGCATCTTCAATCGAATTGGTGTTCCTATACAACGCAGCCTTCCCTTTGCCATGATCCCTATACGATCACTTAAAACATCCGCTTCTTCCATTGAGTGAGTTGTTAGAACAATGGCTCTCCCTCTTTTTGAGCTTTCTATAATGTCCCAGACATGTCTTCTAGTAAGTGGATCCATACCAGTAGTCTACAATGTCAAACATTAGTCAACCGCAGTTACCTTTTTCTGTGAACAAACAGGTAACAAATGCAAGGCCCGGAAGTAGTAAAATAATTTCCGTACCGGTTCATCGAGAATCACCAACTTTGGGTCACCAATAAGGGCTGCTGCAACACTGAGACGTCGTCTCATCCCCCCACTATAACTACCAGATCGGACTTTAGCTGATTTAGCCAGCTGCACATCTTCTAGTAATTTGTGAACAATCTGATTGTGACCATCAAAGCTTTAGATTTAGGTTCTTAGTAAAAACTGAAATTGGGAAGTTGTAAATGGAAATCCCCCAACCACCACAAGGAGGGGGAAGGGGGTTGTGTGATTGGAGCATTTCATGAAATGAGAAAAGAAGTTTGTCTGGTATGTGGTATTCCTTTCCTCAAAGCTCAGTTAGCTAAGTAAGCTACATCTTCGTCTAATTCATTTTTGACATTTAATTGATATTGATTTTTATATGTATGCTTACAATCCTTCTTGTACACAAATAAAAGAAATACCACAAGAAGTTTGATCTATATTGGGTACTTACTGTTGGGATAGAATCAGGAGTTAGGCCTTTTATGTTGCAAAAAAGTTCAAGGTGCTCTTCACCACTCAATACATTCCAGAGGATATCAAACTGCAGGATTTTTTTAGAAGTAAATGTCAGTCCTTTTATCTTTAAGAATGCTTCTATAGAAAGTGAAAGCTATTCAATTGTAATCTAGGATTGTTGAATTgatcaacaaaaaataaaaaaagtgaaGAAAATTTGAGGATAACCTGAGGACAAACGCCTATAATTTTTCGGATATTGGACATTCCGACTGAACTTCGAACGGAATGCTCATAGATTAATGCTGTCATTCAGATGCTGTCAATCTAATGATTATAGTAGTATATGGGTAAGGATTGCAGGAAGGGTGATGAAATTAATAAAGATAGAAGCTGTGTTACCGTCTCCTCCACTCACTGGTGTTATACCAGTCAAGCAGTTGATAGTTGTGGTCTTTCCAGCCCCATTATGCCCCAGGAGGCAAAAGAGCTGATCCTTAGGGAAGTTGACCCATAAGCCCTGCAAAGCGTAAGAgaggataaaaataaaaagtagtaGCCACTTTTTCCTACATTCCCACAGGatttacttttttgttttggGTAAATAATAAAATTGTTTACTAGGCATAGCTACTTCTGCAAAAGCAAAGGGAAAAGAAGCTCAAAAAGGTTGTGCATGTTTCTGTATGACTAAGGAACGTAATTGTGGACTGAATCTTGGAAGGGAGGGGGAGTGGAAGTGAAGGAACCATTTCCCCGTGTATAGACGTGAAAattggagggggggggggggggagaaggGGGAGGGTGGTAGGGAAGAGAAGAGGCAAGGAGGAATCAAATCTTTCCAGTATTGGAAATATTTGGAAGAGAAATGCAATCCTGCTTCCCTCTCTTTCCGTAACCTCCATTCTTTATGATTGATGATACAATTCCCTGTCAGTATTAGTACCTTAACAGAGTGGAAAGGAGGAGATCTTTTAAACTTCTTATCCAGTTTTCCTGGATAAGTCTTAACAAGACCTTGTACCTGAACAGCTACATCTGGATCCACCCTACCACCATCCATCATCTTTTTTATGTTGTTTTCTTCTTCAAGGACATCTTCATCATCTGGTGTGATCATCTCAGGTTTTCGAAGCCAACTTTTACTGCCGAAAAGGCCACTTTCTAAAACATTAAAGGTTAAGTTGATGAATGAAGTATAATATGTAACAATTAAACCAAAGAATTCCTACATTGGCAACATATCCTAATTACTTTTTTATGCGTGGGAGAATTATACCGAGTGCCTCAAATCCTCCTCTTCCTGTCCAGTATCCCGGGTTCAGAAAGTAAAATGGTGACTTGGGTATGCCGTTTTCATTTGGAAGTATGTTGTCGAAATATAATGCCACGAAAAGCCACAGAAAGAAGCTTCCTATGAGCCTAATGTATATGCCATCCTGTTTGGACCATTAAGATTAATGAAATTGAAAACCTTCCTGTAGTCACCACTCTTTTTTTCCCCCTTTCTTCGGGTGCATGAAATTACCCGATCTTAAGTCTGGCATTTGGACACATACCATTGTGAAGTCACATTCTTCCCCGCCCTCCTGATCTGCATCAGGACAATTATTCCGTCCTTTCCAGCTCATTCCTGGATCGTCCCTGCTTGAAGCTGATGTCGTAAGCATATCAATGGCACTGCTGAAGGGAATCACTGGCAGTATATGCTTGAGGATTTTgactattttattttctttcatgATTTTTGCAACGAACTGGAGGAATATTGGCGGACATGTTAGCTATCAGAATTTTGCCACTGATTACTGTTCTGACTATAATTTATATCTAGCTATCACAAACACAAACTGAAATGGGAAGTGTCTTGCCTGAAGGATGAAACCGCCGAAAATGACGTAAATAGTTGCCTGGCTTGCTGAGCGCGACTGGCTGAGAAAAGTAGACGCCAAGAAGGCAATACTTGTCTAGCATTAGTATACAACAAGGGGTGGGGTTAGCAGCAGATATGTAAAGAGTTCAGGAAAAACCCCTAAAAGGAAAAAAGACTTATAAATTTCTAATCTGAAGAAGCGATAGA contains:
- the LOC110798595 gene encoding ABC transporter A family member 2; protein product: MEIQSGIPLLMQQIKALVKKNMWLAGRKKTALYQLFFLSFFYIFLMFAMEKMNDAINKSYPENRDMPDPSYNNLLQPIPQCEEFSVRQPCYDFVWSGESLDSKRRVQRIVDAIMANNPGRPIPPAKVKSFGTQKETDAWFLDNPARSPGALHIVDRNTTVISYGIQPNSSVLYIVPFQQIFLKFQIPLQIAAEREIARTLIGDQSFNWTVGMKPFAHPAAKKLETQLFSVLGKACLLLITAQVFQNQLTNLVIEKEQKLRQAMNIMGLYDSAYWLSWLTWEIIMTFLVSLFTTIVGLCFRFPFFTRNNFLLLFLAMYLNLLSMTSIAFLASTFLSQSRSASQATIYVIFGGFILQFVAKIMKENKIVKILKHILPVIPFSSAIDMLTTSASSRDDPGMSWKGRNNCPDADQEGGEECDFTMDGIYIRLIGSFFLWLFVALYFDNILPNENGIPKSPFYFLNPGYWTGRGGFEALESGLFGSKSWLRKPEMITPDDEDVLEEENNIKKMMDGGRVDPDVAVQVQGLVKTYPGKLDKKFKRSPPFHSVKGLWVNFPKDQLFCLLGHNGAGKTTTINCLTGITPVSGGDALIYEHSVRSSVGMSNIRKIIGVCPQFDILWNVLSGEEHLELFCNIKGLTPDSIPTIVHKLLEDVQLAKSAKVRSGSYSGGMRRRLSVAAALIGDPKLVILDEPTTGMDPLTRRHVWDIIESSKRGRAIVLTTHSMEEADVLSDRIGIMAKGRLRCIGTPIRLKMRFGTGFVANMNFGNNADETGNRGRENLKQLFKRQLNVEPMEENKSYTTYVIPRDKELLLKKTFGEVQDRQSEFGITDIQLGLATLEEVFLNIAKQEEMESAAAEGRFVTLSLTSGPSIQIPVGARFVGIPGTESAENPQGIMVEVYWGQDDSGAPEILGHSPEKPIPPGLNVTLPKSTTTELQGIVIHPSQVSDECFS